A genomic region of Eucalyptus grandis isolate ANBG69807.140 chromosome 5, ASM1654582v1, whole genome shotgun sequence contains the following coding sequences:
- the LOC104444125 gene encoding putative ankyrin repeat protein RF_0381 isoform X1, which translates to MGRRGFVSGRDRDGLALVSERLIEAALNGDAGTVSECLESEAVDVNYIGTVRLRVRCTESLLREEEADEVEIEVRDFVTDVTPLFAAAHSGHLDIARKLLSAGADVNVELFRGYATTAAAREGHCAILDMLVKAGASKLACERALMEACLSGQAEAAELLICSEMIGPDVAQHAIVSASCKGFVDVVSKLVKSGVDIDCTDRVLLRSLKPSLHANVDCSPLVAAIVSRQVAMVQYLLEADAKTGRYVRLSAWSWDIFSGEELRVGACLGEPYNEAWCAVEYYEATGQILRLLLHHDNLFLTSQLQGRTLLSYAILCQNQEAVSLLLEAGADAEFPIKTEKGHESRPIHLAARVGCPSILKQLVEHGCDVDSRTESGNTALMIAALFDQPECFVELITAGADLGLVNNTGESAVSLAKRSAFASSLSNIFGQAITAREKIYSSSLEVFSPLHFASGYGNVEILQKILRSSMDSIDKHDNSGLTPILAAAKVGHTEVFCHLIESGADISVKSRDGQMVASILQHHTYASLRIRFEEILLDAVLSQTLKGYSEFRALHFAARTGNLPAVGQLLKMGYPVNSLEESGHSPLMLAAKEGNAEACKLLLLHGADCGILNHRGETALHLARKNSKSKAAEEVILDHLAQSHVLLGEELLKHTREGRGSPHLKGVRMLKTGLLTWGTSSKRNVACKEAMAGPSGSFLKNRRKKMADENGTLFRVVTETGREIHFEARSSTNMALWVRGVNLVSKEASSGDWPSNSSAKYAIR; encoded by the exons ATGGGGAGGCGCGGATTCGTCAGCGGGCGAGATAGGGACGGGCTCGCATTGGTTTCGGAGAGGCTGATAGAGGCGGCGCTGAATGGCGATGCTGGGACGGTGAGCGAGTGCTTGGAGAGCGAGGCTGTGGACGTGAATTACATAGGGACGGTGAGGCTGAGGGTGAGGTGCACCGAGAGCTTGCTGAGGGAAGAGGAGGCGGATGAGGTTGAGATCGAGGTCAGGGACTTCGTGACCGATGTCACGCCCCTGTTTGCGGCTGCGCACTCTGGTCATCTGGACATCGCGAGGAAGCTCCTG TCAGCTGGAGCAGATGTTAATGTGGAACTTTTTCGAGGCTATGCAACCACTGCCGCCGCTCGAGAAGGCCATTGTGCCATCCTTGACATGCTCGTCAAGGCAGGGGCATCTAAATTGGCATGTGAACGTGCGTTGATGGAAGCTTGCCTATCTGGTCAGGCCGAAGCTGCTGAGCTGCTAATATGCTCCGAGATGATTGGACCTGATGTGGCTCAACATGCGATTGTATCTGCAAGCTGCAAAGGCTTTGTTGATGTTGTTTCAAAATTAGTCAAG AGTGGGGTCGACATTGATTGCACCGATAGGGTTCTCTTGCGCTCCCTGAAGCCTTCATTGCATGCTAACGTAGACTGTTCGCCATTAGTGGCTGCAATTGTTAGCCGGCAAGTGGCTATGGTTCAATATCTGTTAGAG GCAGATGCAAAAACCGGTCGATACGTTAGGCTCAGTGCTTGGTCTTGGGACATCTTCTCTGGTGAGGAACTGAGAGTCGGTGCATGCTTGGGGGAGCCCTACAACGAAGCATGGTGTGCAGTTGAGTACTATGAAGCAACCGGCCAAATCCTACGGCTCCTGCTTCATCACGATAACTTGTTCCTCACAAGCCAACTACAAGGAAGAACCCTTCTTTCCTATGCCATCCTCTGCCAAAACCAAGAGGCGGTTTCCTTGCTTCTTGAGGCGGGAGCTGATGCTGAGTTCCCAATAAAGACCGAGAAGGGACACGAATCTCGTCCGATTCACTTGGCTGCTAGAGTTGGTTGTCCTTCCATTTTAAAACAATTGGTTGAGCATGGATGCGATGTTGACTCAAGGACTGAATCTGGGAACACAGCATTGATGATTGCTGCCCTATTTGATCAACCGGAATGCTTCGTTGAACTAATTACTGCCGGTGCTGATCTGGGTCTAGTCAATAATACCGGAGAAAGCGCTGTATCTTTGGCAAAGAGAAGTGCTTTTGCTTCCTCTTTGTCCAATATTTTCGGGCAAGCAATCACTGCTCGAGAAAAAATCTATTCCAGCAGCCTGGAGGTCTTCTCCCCGCTCCATTTTGCCTCGGGATATGGAAATGTGGAAATTCTGCAGAAAATCCTTCGAAGTTCAATGGACAGTATAGATAAGCACGACAATTCAGGTTTGACACCAATCCTGGCTGCTGCAAAAGTCGGCCACACTGAGGTATTTTGCCACCTCATTGAGTCGGGTGCTGACATCAGTGTCAAGAGCCGGGATGGACAGATGGTCGCATCAATCCTTCAACATCACACCTATGCCAGTTTGAGGATTCGGTTTGAAGAGATATTGCTTGATGCAGTCTTGTCACAAACTCTGAAAGGCTACTCAGAGTTCCGAGCCCTTCACTTTGCTGCACGTACTGGAAACTTGCCTGCGGTAGGCCAGCTCTTGAAGATGGGTTATCCTGTGAACTCTTTGGAAGAGAGCGGGCATTCACCTTTAATGCTCGCGGCAAAGGAAGGGAATGCCGAAGCTTGCAAGCTGTTACTACTACACGGGGCTGACTGTGGAATCCTGAACCATAGAGGTGAGACAGCCCTCCATCTTGCTAGGAAAAACAGTAAAAGCAAGGCAGCAGAGGAAGtgattttggaccatttggctCAATCTCACGTGCTTCTGGGCGAGGAGCTACTCAAGCATACTAGAGAAGGAAGGGGCTCACCACATTTAAAGGGTGTTAGGATGCTGAAAACGGGTCTGTTAACGTGGGGGACGTCTAGCAAGAGAAATGTGGCGTGTAAGGAGGCCATGGCAGGGCCTAGTGGGAGCTTCCTGAAgaaccggaggaagaagatggctgACGAGAACGGTACGCTTTTTAGGGTGGTGACTGAGACTGGGAGAGAGATTCACTTTGAGGCAAGGTCTTCTACAAATATGGCACTGTGGGTACGGGGTGTCAATCTTGTGTCAAAGGAGGCATCTTCTGGTGACTGGCCATCGAATTCATCTGCCAAGTATGCAATAAGATAG
- the LOC104444125 gene encoding putative ankyrin repeat protein RF_0381 isoform X2 — protein MLVKAGASKLACERALMEACLSGQAEAAELLICSEMIGPDVAQHAIVSASCKGFVDVVSKLVKSGVDIDCTDRVLLRSLKPSLHANVDCSPLVAAIVSRQVAMVQYLLEADAKTGRYVRLSAWSWDIFSGEELRVGACLGEPYNEAWCAVEYYEATGQILRLLLHHDNLFLTSQLQGRTLLSYAILCQNQEAVSLLLEAGADAEFPIKTEKGHESRPIHLAARVGCPSILKQLVEHGCDVDSRTESGNTALMIAALFDQPECFVELITAGADLGLVNNTGESAVSLAKRSAFASSLSNIFGQAITAREKIYSSSLEVFSPLHFASGYGNVEILQKILRSSMDSIDKHDNSGLTPILAAAKVGHTEVFCHLIESGADISVKSRDGQMVASILQHHTYASLRIRFEEILLDAVLSQTLKGYSEFRALHFAARTGNLPAVGQLLKMGYPVNSLEESGHSPLMLAAKEGNAEACKLLLLHGADCGILNHRGETALHLARKNSKSKAAEEVILDHLAQSHVLLGEELLKHTREGRGSPHLKGVRMLKTGLLTWGTSSKRNVACKEAMAGPSGSFLKNRRKKMADENGTLFRVVTETGREIHFEARSSTNMALWVRGVNLVSKEASSGDWPSNSSAKYAIR, from the exons ATGCTCGTCAAGGCAGGGGCATCTAAATTGGCATGTGAACGTGCGTTGATGGAAGCTTGCCTATCTGGTCAGGCCGAAGCTGCTGAGCTGCTAATATGCTCCGAGATGATTGGACCTGATGTGGCTCAACATGCGATTGTATCTGCAAGCTGCAAAGGCTTTGTTGATGTTGTTTCAAAATTAGTCAAG AGTGGGGTCGACATTGATTGCACCGATAGGGTTCTCTTGCGCTCCCTGAAGCCTTCATTGCATGCTAACGTAGACTGTTCGCCATTAGTGGCTGCAATTGTTAGCCGGCAAGTGGCTATGGTTCAATATCTGTTAGAG GCAGATGCAAAAACCGGTCGATACGTTAGGCTCAGTGCTTGGTCTTGGGACATCTTCTCTGGTGAGGAACTGAGAGTCGGTGCATGCTTGGGGGAGCCCTACAACGAAGCATGGTGTGCAGTTGAGTACTATGAAGCAACCGGCCAAATCCTACGGCTCCTGCTTCATCACGATAACTTGTTCCTCACAAGCCAACTACAAGGAAGAACCCTTCTTTCCTATGCCATCCTCTGCCAAAACCAAGAGGCGGTTTCCTTGCTTCTTGAGGCGGGAGCTGATGCTGAGTTCCCAATAAAGACCGAGAAGGGACACGAATCTCGTCCGATTCACTTGGCTGCTAGAGTTGGTTGTCCTTCCATTTTAAAACAATTGGTTGAGCATGGATGCGATGTTGACTCAAGGACTGAATCTGGGAACACAGCATTGATGATTGCTGCCCTATTTGATCAACCGGAATGCTTCGTTGAACTAATTACTGCCGGTGCTGATCTGGGTCTAGTCAATAATACCGGAGAAAGCGCTGTATCTTTGGCAAAGAGAAGTGCTTTTGCTTCCTCTTTGTCCAATATTTTCGGGCAAGCAATCACTGCTCGAGAAAAAATCTATTCCAGCAGCCTGGAGGTCTTCTCCCCGCTCCATTTTGCCTCGGGATATGGAAATGTGGAAATTCTGCAGAAAATCCTTCGAAGTTCAATGGACAGTATAGATAAGCACGACAATTCAGGTTTGACACCAATCCTGGCTGCTGCAAAAGTCGGCCACACTGAGGTATTTTGCCACCTCATTGAGTCGGGTGCTGACATCAGTGTCAAGAGCCGGGATGGACAGATGGTCGCATCAATCCTTCAACATCACACCTATGCCAGTTTGAGGATTCGGTTTGAAGAGATATTGCTTGATGCAGTCTTGTCACAAACTCTGAAAGGCTACTCAGAGTTCCGAGCCCTTCACTTTGCTGCACGTACTGGAAACTTGCCTGCGGTAGGCCAGCTCTTGAAGATGGGTTATCCTGTGAACTCTTTGGAAGAGAGCGGGCATTCACCTTTAATGCTCGCGGCAAAGGAAGGGAATGCCGAAGCTTGCAAGCTGTTACTACTACACGGGGCTGACTGTGGAATCCTGAACCATAGAGGTGAGACAGCCCTCCATCTTGCTAGGAAAAACAGTAAAAGCAAGGCAGCAGAGGAAGtgattttggaccatttggctCAATCTCACGTGCTTCTGGGCGAGGAGCTACTCAAGCATACTAGAGAAGGAAGGGGCTCACCACATTTAAAGGGTGTTAGGATGCTGAAAACGGGTCTGTTAACGTGGGGGACGTCTAGCAAGAGAAATGTGGCGTGTAAGGAGGCCATGGCAGGGCCTAGTGGGAGCTTCCTGAAgaaccggaggaagaagatggctgACGAGAACGGTACGCTTTTTAGGGTGGTGACTGAGACTGGGAGAGAGATTCACTTTGAGGCAAGGTCTTCTACAAATATGGCACTGTGGGTACGGGGTGTCAATCTTGTGTCAAAGGAGGCATCTTCTGGTGACTGGCCATCGAATTCATCTGCCAAGTATGCAATAAGATAG
- the LOC120293606 gene encoding uncharacterized protein LOC120293606 — MEKSVPTMSYQAWRRDPETGPPQYRSRTVFEDATPEMVRDFFWDDESRLKWDDMLVKASILEECPTTGTMVVQWVRKFPFFCSDREYIIGRRIWESGRSYYCVTKECLAPLFLGKINQDVWTYTTQVGASVQSLRLMEVVCFGAFFTVESRRGDGQLTACEVLLFHHEDMGIPWEIAKLGVRQGMWGAVKKIDPGLRKYQKERALRPGHVCAFLAQINTKVSPTTSSL, encoded by the exons ATGGAGAAGTCGGTGCCCACCATGAGCTATCAAGCTTGGCGAAGAGATCCTGAG ACTGGGCCTCCCCAATACCGGAGTAGGACTGTTTTTGAGGACGCGACACCTGAAATGGTGAGGGACTTCTTCTGGGATGATGAGTCCCGGTTGAAGTGGGACGATATGCTTGTTAAAGCTTCGATTTTGGAGGAGTGCCCTACTACTGGAACCATGGTGGTGCAATGGGTCCGTAAG TTTCCATTCTTCTGTAGTGACAGAGAATATATCATAGGCCGACGGATTTGGGAATCAGGACGATCGTACTATTGTGTTACAAAG GAGTGCCTTGCTCCTCTGTTCCTAGGCAAAATAAACCAAGACGTGTGGACCTATACTACTCAAGTTGGTGCATCCGTGCAG AGCTTGCGATTGATGGAAGTTGTGTGCTTTGGGGCATTTTTTACAGTTGAATCTAGAAGAGGCGATGGCCAGCTAACTGCCTGTGAAGTGTTGCTGTTTCATCACGAGGATATGGGCATACCTTGGGAAATTGCGAAGCTTGGAGTACGCCAAGGCATGTGGGGAGCTGTGAAGAAGATCGATCCTGGTCTACGCAAGTATCAGAAGGAACGAGCCTTGAGGCCCGGTCACGTTTGTGCTTTCCTGGCACAGATCAATACTAAAGTCAGCCCGACTACCTCAAGTCTCTAG